Below is a window of Terriglobales bacterium DNA.
TAAAGAAGAAGATGAAGGCCATATCGGTTTCAAGTGGTTCGAACGCGCTTACAAGGAAGATCCCTCCAGCGCGAATATCGCTTACCGATATGGGAAGGGCCTGCTGGACAAAGGCGAAATTGATCGTGCGCTGAAGGTGCTTGAGCCTGCCGGTACGGCAAAGGTGAGCTTGCCTGACCATCGCGAGGCGTACGGGATCGCGCTCGTTGCTGCACATCGCGCTGCTGATGCGTATCCGCTGCTGTGGCCGCTGTACGAGAAGACTCCGGCCAAGATGCAGAATGTCGGCGCGCTGATTGGAGAGCTGCTCAGCTCACAGAACTACAAGCAGGCACTGGAACTGGCCAAGAAAGCCGATGCGCAGCAGAATCGGCTGGGCAACCGGCGGGAGTATGGCGCGATGTTGCGCGAGGTCATCCGCGATCATCCGCCGGATAGCGAGTTCCTCGAGTTTGTCGCCACGCTATTCAATGATGCCAATCGCGAGCACGACTACAGCGACTCGCTCATTCAGTTGTTCGAATTGCGCTACGCGTCCGGTGATTTCCAGCGCGCTGCCGAAGCCCTGGATCGCGCTGCGGAGGTGGATCCTTATATCGAAGGCCTGGAGCGCAGGCTCGACATGTTGCGTGGAAAGGTCGACGCGAATCGGCTGCGCACCATCGCCAATCGTTTGCGCAATGCGGAGACCGAAACGGGAAGCGACGAGGAAGAGGAAGAACAGGAAACCGAGCCAACCGCTGAGGAACTGGAAGGCGAATCGACGGTGCTCGAGGACCTCATGCTGCAGGCAGAGATCTTTCTGCAGTACTCGATGCGTTCGAAAGCCATGGAGCGGATGGAACGCATCCAGAAGCTGTTTCCCCACGAAGAAGAACAGAACGACAAGCTGCGCCAGCTTTACGTAAGCGCCGGCATCTCTCCGCAATATAAAGATCGACGAGCGCCGGCACAGCCGCCTGCTGCAGCTCCAGTTAAGCCTGCTCCACCTGCTGTCCCTGCTCCAGTTGCTAGTGCATCTCCTGCAAGCCCAAAAGCTGCCGCTGCCGAAGGGTCGGATTCCATTGGCGACTTCACTCGCATCACCGAGATCACTCAGAATATTTACCGGCAATCGAACGTAAAGGGCGTGCTCTTCGCTTCTGCGAATGATGTCGGCCGGCACTGGAACGCCAGCCGCTGCATCGCCAGTTTGTGCAGTCCTGGCAAGCCTCCATCTGCGGCTCTTGAATACTGCGCGCCCGGCGTGAAGCAATCCGATGTAATGTCCATCGTGCGGCTCATTGGCGCGCTGCAGGCTCTGGTGGTTCAGCGTGGACCGCTGGCAATCGAGGACGTTCGCAAGATTCCCGAATTGGGATCCATCAAGGAACACCTCGACGCTCTGGAACTCAAATCGGCTCTCGCGGCTCCGCTCATGGACGGCGACGAGCACGTCGGTATCATCATCCTCGAGCAGATTGACAAAAAGCGGCAGTGGCGTCCGCCGGACATCGTGATCCTCAAGACCATTGCCGACCAGATGGTGCTCGCAGTCAACAACGCGAAGCTGCG
It encodes the following:
- a CDS encoding diguanylate cyclase codes for the protein MADISKRIEKAEKYLQKGKIDSALEEYLSILDEDPGNDAIRQTTADLFLQSNRSAEAAALLSELFDRQLASGDNIRAGVTYKKLSKFAIPKLGQTLRYAQVAERVGNRREALDAYDAAVKGFLQEHRENEALSALRRMTAIDGSESSLLRLAELAGKLKDRQTAAEAYLKIGLKEEDEGHIGFKWFERAYKEDPSSANIAYRYGKGLLDKGEIDRALKVLEPAGTAKVSLPDHREAYGIALVAAHRAADAYPLLWPLYEKTPAKMQNVGALIGELLSSQNYKQALELAKKADAQQNRLGNRREYGAMLREVIRDHPPDSEFLEFVATLFNDANREHDYSDSLIQLFELRYASGDFQRAAEALDRAAEVDPYIEGLERRLDMLRGKVDANRLRTIANRLRNAETETGSDEEEEEQETEPTAEELEGESTVLEDLMLQAEIFLQYSMRSKAMERMERIQKLFPHEEEQNDKLRQLYVSAGISPQYKDRRAPAQPPAAAPVKPAPPAVPAPVASASPASPKAAAAEGSDSIGDFTRITEITQNIYRQSNVKGVLFASANDVGRHWNASRCIASLCSPGKPPSAALEYCAPGVKQSDVMSIVRLIGALQALVVQRGPLAIEDVRKIPELGSIKEHLDALELKSALAAPLMDGDEHVGIIILEQIDKKRQWRPPDIVILKTIADQMVLAVNNAKLRSLMKTLAVTDEKSGLLKRASYIDVVTAEVKRSLQQNQSMTVMLLKFGKAGALIREVGESAVEGMMQNVGQSVCANIRQTDTAIRYDKISIALVLGDTKDANAFFVVEKIRKVIADTKIPGTERPVTMAAGIAGGVIHKEYDPVDIVTEVINRAEHALDKATAESPNGAHTEPPSIETVAVA